Proteins encoded together in one Telopea speciosissima isolate NSW1024214 ecotype Mountain lineage chromosome 4, Tspe_v1, whole genome shotgun sequence window:
- the LOC122657702 gene encoding uncharacterized protein LOC122657702, translating into MDILVAELEFHKKFKELKECDSLFCCDHLDSEVVHKIAQVLLPGLATACIDNTTGDPFNGPASVAIDIRKEMVDYLMHRSETYVAATMIQKVVPDVETSDHPIDIVSDFIDDFVSSKRNMFSLISGWLLSEKREDKIDDFAQEMEVNAFWSIDRREAIAKNLLKNLDLKNTFCCEMRFDTAEELAEHSHQCIFRSIDCSNEGCSARFCAVDMEKHDSLCHFKVLPCEQKCSENILRLEMDRHCITVCPMKLTNCPFHLVGCQSTIPRCTIEEHSAETLHSHLLYVLQVIHKEASVEDLNHWAELLEMTLSPGQAQDARSLTFAVRELEAKMGPLGHISRSVIDN; encoded by the exons ATGGATATTCTGGTGGCAGAATTGGAATTCCATAAAAAGTTTAAAGAGTTGAAAGAGTGTGATTCCTTATTCTGTTGTGATCATTTGGATTCAGAAGTTGTTCACAAGATAGCTCAAGTCCTTCTACCAGGATTAGCCACAGCTTGCATTGACAACACAACCGGTGATCCTTTCAATGGCCCAGCTTCTGTGGCTATAGATATTAGGAAGGAAATGGTTGACTATCTTATGCATAGAAGTGAAACATATGTAGCAGCAACCATGATTCAAAAAGTTGTTCCAGATGTGGAAACTTCTGATCATCCTATTGATATTGTTTCAGACTTCATTGATGATTTTGTAAGTTCAAAAAGGAACATGTTTAGTCTAATTTCTGGATGGCTGCTCAGTGAAAAGAGGGAGGACAAGATAGATGATTTTGCACAAGAAATGGAGGTGAATGCCTTTTGGTCAATCGATAGAAGGGAAGCCATTGCTAAGAATCTTTTGAAGAACCTTGACTTGAAGAACACATTTTGTTGTGAAATGAGATTTGATACTGCTGAAGAGTTAGCTGAGCATAGTCACCAGTGCATCTTTAGGTCTATTGACTGTTCAAACGAGGGATGCAGTGCTAGATTTTGTGCAGTTGACATGGAAAAGCATGATTCTTTGTGTCACTTCAAGGTTCTTCCATGTGAACAGAAATGCTCAGAGAACATACTGAGGCTCGAGATGGATAGACACTGCATAACTGTTTGCCCAATGAAGCTTACAAACTGCCCTTTCCACCTTGTGGGTTGTCAATCAACTATTCCTCGCTGTACCATTGAGGAACACAGTGCAGAGACTCTTCATTCTCACTTGCTATATGTTCTCCAAGTAATTCACAAGGAAGCATCTGTTGAGGATCTGAACCATTGGGCGGAGCTGCTGGAAATG ACTCTATCTCCTGGTCAAGCTCAAGATGCAAGATCTTTAACCTTTGCAGTGAGGGAGCTTGAAGCAAAAATGGGTCCATTAGGACACATCTCCAGGAGTGTTATTGACAACTGA
- the LOC122660450 gene encoding magnesium transporter MRS2-3-like, with the protein MAEMYLTDKMMQPHLDGSSSLSYLNERDGMDDVLQAEMDDRIAAEISSEAIEVPNDYEGDLQNIDCRDHMFGLPNALTRDGCGTHTSSTHSAMSKHIDVEELEMLLEAYFVQIDGTLNKLSTLREYVDDTEDYINIMLDDKQNHLLQMGVMLTTATLVVSAFVVVAGIFGMNIKMELFNKEKSGMPEFLWTVGGGATGSIFLYVIAIAWCKHKRLIE; encoded by the exons atgGCTGAGATGTATCTTACCGACAAGATGATGCAGCCACACCTTGATGGatcatcttctctttcctatttAAATGAGAGAGATGGCATGGATGATGTTCTTCAGGCAGAAATGGATGACAG GATTGCAGCTGAAATTTCATCAGAGGCAATTGAGGTTCCTAATGACTATGAAGGTGATCTTCAGAATATTGATTGCCGAGACCATATGTTTGGCCTGCCTAATGCACTTACCAGAGATGGTTGTGGGACCCATACTAGCAGTACACACAGTGCCATGAGTAAGCACATTGATGTTGAGGAGCTTGAAATGCTGTTGGAGGCATACTTTGTGCAGATTGATGGCACACTGAACAAGCTATCCACG CTGAGGGAATACGTTGATGACACAGAAGACTACATAAATATCATGCTTGATGACAAACAAAACCATCTCTTGCAAATGGGCGTCATGTTGACAACAGCAACCCTTGTGGTGAGCGCATTTGTTGTAGTGGCTGGTATATTTGGtatgaacatcaagatggagttGTTCAACAAGGAGAAATCAGGGATGCCAGAGTTCTTGTGGACTGTTGGTGGTGGTGCTACAGGCAGCATTTTCCTGTATGTGATTGCCATTGCTTGGTGCAAGCACAAACGCTTGATAGAGTAA
- the LOC122657700 gene encoding ruvB-like 2 codes for MAELKLSESRDLTRIERIGAHSHIRGLGLDSALEPRAVSEGMVGQASARKAAGVILQMIKEGKIAGRAILLAGQPGTGKTAIAMGMAKSLGQETPFAMMAGSELFSLEMSKTEALMQAFRKAIGVRIKEETEVIEGEVVEIQIDRPAVSGAASKTGKLTLKTTEMETVYDLGAKMIEALSKEKVQSGDVIAIDKASGKITKLGRSFARSKDYDAMGPQTKFVQCPDGELQKRKEVVHCVTLHEIDVINSRTHGFLALFTGDTGEIRAEVREQIDTKVAEWREEGKAEIVPGVLFIDEVHMLDIECFSFLNRALENEMAPILVVATNRGITNIRGTTYKSPHGIPIDLLDRLLIISTQPYTEDEIRKILDIRCQEEDVEMSEDAKVLLTKIGVEASLRYAIHLITGAALACQKRKGKLVEMEDISRVYQLFLDVKRSTQYLMEYQNQYMFNEVPAREGEEDEAIAMHS; via the exons ATGGCGGAGCTGAAGTTATCAGAGAGCAGAGACCTAACTCGAATAGAGCGTATAGGCGCACATTCGCACATCCGCGGACTCGGGTTGGACTCAGCCCTAGAGCCACGAGCCGTTTCGGAGGGTATGGTTGGACAAGCCTCCGCACGCAAGGCGGCAGGTGTGATCCTGCAGATGATCAAAGAAGGCAAAATCGCCGGGCGAGCCATTCTCCTGGCCGGGCAACCCGGCACGGGAAAGACTGCCATTGCCATGGGTATGGCAAAGTCCCTGGGCCAAGAAACCCCCTTTGCCATGATGGCTGGCAGCGAGCTATTCTCCCTCGAGATGTCCAAGACGGAAGCCCTAATGCAGGCTTTCCGCAAAGCTATAGGGGTCCGAATCAAGGAGGAGACCGAGGTCATCGAAGGAGAGGTCGTGGAGATCCAGATTGATCGCCCTGCCGTTTCTGGTGCTGCGTCGAAGACCGGCAAGTTGACCCTCAAGACAACTGAGATGGAGACCGTCTATGATCTTGGGGCAAAGATGATTGAGGCTCTTAGCAAGGAGAAGGTCCAGAGCGGAGATGTGATTGCTATTGACAAGGCGTCTGGGAAGATAACCAAGCTTGGCAGATCATTTGCTAGGTCCAAGGATTACGATGCCATGGGCCCACAGACCAAGTTCGTGCAGTGCCCTGATGGAGAGTtgcagaagaggaaggaggTCGTGCACTGTGTCACTCTTCACGAGATTGATGTTATCAATAGCAG GACACACGGATTTCTCGCTCTCTTCACTGGTGATACTGGTGAAATCCGTGCAGAGGTGAGGGAGCAGATTGACACAAAGGTTGCGGAGTGGAGGGAGGAAGGGAAAGCAGAGATAGTGCCTGGGGTTCTCTTCATTGATGAGGTTCATATGCTTGACATTGAGTGCTTCTCATTTCTGAACCGTGCATTAGAAAATGAAATGGCGCCAATTCTGGTTGTTGCTACCAACAGAGGGATCACAAACATTCGGGGCACAACCTACAAATCTCCTCATGGCATACCTATTGACCTTCTTGATCGATTGCTCATCATCTCCACTCAGCCATACACAGAAGATGAGATACGAAAGATCCTTGATATCAGATGCCAAGAGGAAGATGTTGAGATGTCTGAGGATGCAAAGGTCTTGCTGACAAAGATTGGGGTGGAAGCATCCTTGAGGTATGCAATCCACCTAATCACTGGAGCAGCATTGGCTTGCCAGAAGCGGAAGGGGAAGCTTGTTGAAATGGAAGACATCAGCCGGGTGTATCAACTGTTCCTGGACGTGAAGAGATCGACACAATACTTGATGGAATATCAGAATCAGTATATGTTCAATGAAGTTCCAGCAAGAGAGGGGGAGGAAGATGAAGCCATTGCCATGCATTCATGA